From a single Anaerolineales bacterium genomic region:
- a CDS encoding alcohol dehydrogenase catalytic domain-containing protein, which translates to MQALWLENNRIALRDVNKPESKTEALIRIRMAGICSTDLELVKGYYPYTGILGHEFVGEVVDAPDKAWIGGRVVGEINASCWQCDACRNGRPTHCEKRTVLGILNRDGVFAEYTRLPLENLHRVPDSVPDEMAVFTEPLAAALEIQQQIQIQPTDRVLVVGAGRLGQLIAQTLALTGCDLHVLARHPLQKDLLAARGIRVISEADIQPHKWDVVVEVTGSSGGFTIARNAIRPRGTLVLKSTYKGDMSVNFSSIVVDEITVIGSRCGPFAPALRLMEKREVDPTVLIMDEFKLGDAVQAMERAAEPGVLKVLLENG; encoded by the coding sequence ATGCAGGCACTCTGGCTGGAGAATAACCGGATCGCGCTTCGCGACGTAAACAAACCTGAATCCAAGACCGAGGCGTTGATCCGCATCCGCATGGCGGGGATTTGCAGTACCGACCTCGAACTGGTGAAGGGATACTATCCTTACACGGGCATCCTCGGGCATGAATTCGTGGGCGAGGTGGTGGATGCGCCTGACAAGGCATGGATCGGCGGGCGCGTGGTCGGCGAGATCAATGCTTCGTGCTGGCAGTGTGATGCCTGCCGTAACGGACGCCCGACGCATTGCGAGAAGCGCACCGTGCTGGGCATTTTGAACCGCGACGGTGTGTTCGCGGAATATACGAGGTTGCCGCTCGAGAACCTGCACCGCGTGCCGGATTCCGTCCCTGATGAGATGGCGGTCTTCACCGAGCCGCTCGCCGCCGCGCTGGAGATCCAACAGCAGATCCAGATCCAGCCGACCGACCGCGTGCTGGTGGTGGGCGCGGGCAGGCTGGGACAGTTGATCGCGCAAACGCTGGCGCTGACCGGCTGTGACCTGCACGTGCTGGCGCGTCATCCGCTGCAAAAGGACCTGCTCGCGGCGCGCGGCATCCGGGTCATTTCCGAAGCGGACATCCAGCCGCACAAATGGGACGTAGTTGTGGAAGTGACCGGCTCCTCCGGCGGTTTCACCATCGCGAGAAACGCCATCCGCCCGCGCGGGACGCTGGTGCTGAAATCCACCTACAAGGGCGATATGAGCGTGAATTTCTCGTCCATCGTGGTGGATGAGATCACTGTCATCGGTTCGCGTTGTGGACCGTTCGCGCCGGCGTTGCGATTAATGGAAAAACGCGAAGTGGATCCGACGGTATTAATCATGGATGAATTCAAGCTGGGGGATGCTGTGCAGGCGATGGAGCGCGCCGCCGAGCCGGGGGTGTTGAAGGTGTTGCTGGAAAATGGGTAA
- a CDS encoding diguanylate cyclase, with amino-acid sequence MKESTRVPKSELVFARLGRDLSATASAVAAAEIILNAASELIGWDAAYLVLYDPTRGERPRPLLTIDTVDGEKVVEHDAAPERPSKNMLRAIREDGFMSLYDGPFAIPEGLSFGDRTHRTLSQLFVPVRSGARTIGVLSIQSYQVNAYTAESLETLKTLANHCAGALERIWAQEALAQMVERLEVLYRAAHAISASLDIEELCAAIYRTVEQVMPCDDFVIDGYDPRTNEIVPIYAIEYPRKRVATERYTADHGMGGHIVHTQESVLLNSLEEMDKSGITFEFYGSGGKDASQSIVAVPMILHGKVAGMISAQSYKANAYTRDDQYLLELLASHAAIAIENSRLFATVQELADTDPLTGCFNRRKFFELAEREFNRAKRYDQPLSVILMDIDEFKRFNDRFGHRVGDMVLKLVANQCRASLREVDIFGRLGGEEFVVILPETDDKQALIVAKRLCKVIESARLEEQDGLFEMETGKKYDGEALSVTISVGVATCDESCTGIETLMDHADRAMYSVKYGGRNRINLWKDGM; translated from the coding sequence ATGAAGGAAAGTACGCGCGTCCCCAAATCTGAACTGGTCTTTGCACGCCTCGGGCGGGACTTGAGCGCCACAGCCAGCGCTGTGGCGGCGGCTGAGATCATCCTGAACGCTGCCAGCGAATTGATCGGCTGGGATGCGGCGTATCTTGTTCTGTATGACCCGACGCGCGGCGAACGCCCGCGCCCGCTGTTGACCATCGATACGGTGGACGGCGAAAAGGTGGTCGAGCATGATGCCGCGCCCGAACGCCCCAGCAAGAATATGCTGCGAGCCATCCGCGAGGATGGATTCATGTCGTTGTATGACGGTCCGTTCGCGATTCCGGAGGGACTGTCTTTCGGAGACCGGACGCACCGCACGCTCTCGCAGTTGTTCGTCCCCGTCCGCAGCGGCGCACGGACGATCGGCGTTTTGTCCATTCAAAGTTATCAGGTGAATGCCTACACGGCAGAATCGCTTGAGACCCTGAAAACGCTTGCCAACCACTGTGCGGGCGCGCTGGAGCGCATCTGGGCACAGGAGGCGCTGGCGCAGATGGTGGAACGGCTGGAGGTGCTGTACCGGGCGGCTCACGCCATCAGCGCCAGCCTCGACATCGAGGAACTATGCGCCGCCATTTATCGCACGGTCGAGCAGGTGATGCCCTGCGACGATTTCGTCATCGACGGGTACGACCCGCGCACCAACGAGATCGTGCCGATCTACGCCATCGAGTATCCGCGCAAACGGGTGGCGACCGAACGATACACTGCCGACCACGGCATGGGCGGACATATTGTGCATACACAGGAATCGGTGCTGTTGAACAGCCTCGAGGAGATGGACAAAAGCGGCATCACGTTCGAGTTCTATGGCAGCGGCGGAAAGGACGCCTCCCAATCCATTGTGGCGGTGCCCATGATCCTGCATGGCAAGGTCGCCGGGATGATCTCGGCGCAATCCTACAAAGCGAACGCCTACACCCGGGACGACCAGTACCTGCTCGAACTGCTCGCATCGCACGCCGCCATCGCCATCGAGAACTCGCGCCTGTTCGCCACCGTGCAGGAACTGGCGGACACCGACCCGCTGACCGGCTGTTTCAACCGCCGGAAGTTCTTCGAACTGGCGGAGCGCGAGTTCAACCGCGCAAAGCGCTACGACCAGCCGCTTTCGGTCATCCTGATGGACATCGACGAGTTCAAGCGTTTCAATGACAGGTTCGGTCACCGCGTGGGCGACATGGTCTTGAAACTGGTCGCCAACCAATGCCGGGCTTCCCTGCGGGAAGTGGACATCTTCGGCAGGCTGGGCGGCGAGGAGTTCGTGGTCATCCTGCCGGAGACGGATGACAAGCAGGCGCTGATCGTGGCGAAACGGCTATGCAAGGTTATCGAGTCGGCGAGGCTGGAGGAGCAGGACGGGCTTTTCGAAATGGAAACAGGCAAAAAGTACGATGGCGAGGCGCTCAGCGTGACGATCAGTGTGGGTGTGGCGACCTGCGACGAGTCCTGCACGGGCATCGAAACCCTGATGGACCACGCCGACCGCGCCATGTATTCGGTAAAATATGGCGGACGCAACCGCATCAATTTGTGGAAGGATGGCATGTGA
- a CDS encoding ABC transporter ATP-binding protein, with protein MSEDIELIELEEEEHTSQLTAPILRRIGSLLKPHWKWVLGFLITIALVSSMDAYFTYLNKQIVDQGINLRDRERIIEIAWIYGSFLLLQAAFIFIFIYLAGVLGERVQYDLRRMLFNHLQDLSLSYYAQNAVGRLIARVTSDTGRVSELVTWGIVDSTWALMNIITSLTFMAIINWRLALIVSVIIPVMVFVATKFQKYILVEFRTTRRTNSKITGAYNENIQGVRVVKALGREDANLVEFQDLTTKMYRASYRAAWLSALFLPTVQIIAAIALGAIVWYGGAQISLGLITIGGIQAFVSYLTFMMWPVQDLARVYAEMQHSIASAERIFKLIDTPPDVHNRPDAVEAQTLMGGIEFEHVDFFYEDRKPVLTDFTLKVKPGETIALVGPTGGGKSTIVNLLCRFYEPQNGAIRINGRDYTDYTLESIHKRIGIVLQTPHLFSGTVRENIRYGKLDASDADVEAAAKMAGAHDFIVTLEKGYDQNVGEGGNLLSVGQKQLISLARAVLAKPELFIMDEATSSVDTLTEALIQRGMEALMQGRTSFVIAHRLSTIRRADRILVIEDGRIAEQGTHAELLRQRGHYYRLYTQQFRHELEVAYGVAEQEEVKEESQALAAD; from the coding sequence ATGAGTGAAGATATCGAATTGATCGAACTCGAAGAAGAAGAACATACCTCCCAATTGACCGCGCCGATTTTGAGGCGCATTGGGTCATTGCTCAAGCCGCATTGGAAGTGGGTGCTGGGCTTCCTGATCACCATCGCGCTCGTCTCGAGCATGGATGCGTATTTCACGTACCTGAACAAACAGATCGTGGACCAGGGCATCAACCTGCGCGACCGGGAGCGCATCATCGAGATCGCATGGATCTACGGCTCGTTCCTGCTGCTGCAAGCCGCGTTCATCTTCATATTCATTTACCTTGCCGGTGTGCTGGGCGAGCGCGTGCAATATGACCTGCGCAGGATGCTCTTCAACCACCTGCAGGACCTGTCGCTTTCGTACTACGCCCAGAACGCGGTGGGACGCCTGATCGCGCGCGTCACCTCGGACACGGGGCGCGTCTCGGAGCTGGTGACCTGGGGCATCGTGGACAGCACCTGGGCGTTGATGAACATCATCACCTCGCTGACCTTCATGGCGATCATCAACTGGCGGCTGGCGCTGATCGTCTCGGTCATCATCCCGGTCATGGTCTTCGTCGCCACCAAGTTCCAGAAGTATATTTTGGTGGAGTTCCGCACAACACGCCGCACGAACAGCAAGATCACCGGCGCGTACAACGAGAACATTCAGGGCGTGCGGGTGGTCAAGGCGCTGGGGCGCGAAGACGCGAACCTGGTCGAATTCCAGGACCTGACGACGAAAATGTACCGCGCCTCCTACCGCGCGGCGTGGCTCTCGGCGCTCTTCCTGCCGACCGTACAGATCATCGCCGCCATCGCGCTGGGCGCCATCGTCTGGTACGGCGGGGCGCAGATCTCGCTGGGGTTGATCACCATCGGCGGCATCCAGGCATTCGTCTCGTACCTGACCTTCATGATGTGGCCCGTGCAGGACCTGGCGCGCGTCTATGCCGAGATGCAGCATTCCATCGCGTCAGCGGAACGCATCTTCAAACTGATCGACACTCCGCCCGACGTACACAACCGTCCCGACGCTGTGGAGGCGCAGACGCTGATGGGCGGGATCGAATTCGAGCACGTGGACTTCTTCTATGAAGACCGCAAGCCGGTGCTGACCGATTTCACGCTGAAGGTGAAGCCCGGGGAGACGATCGCGCTCGTCGGTCCGACCGGAGGCGGGAAGTCCACCATCGTGAATCTGCTGTGCCGATTCTACGAGCCGCAGAACGGCGCGATCCGCATCAACGGCAGGGACTACACCGACTACACGCTCGAGTCGATCCACAAACGCATCGGCATCGTGCTGCAGACGCCGCATCTCTTTTCAGGGACGGTGCGCGAGAACATCCGCTACGGCAAACTGGACGCCAGCGACGCGGACGTGGAAGCCGCGGCGAAGATGGCGGGCGCGCATGATTTCATCGTGACGCTCGAGAAGGGCTACGACCAGAACGTGGGCGAAGGCGGCAACCTGCTCTCGGTGGGACAAAAGCAGTTGATCTCGCTGGCGCGCGCGGTGCTTGCCAAGCCCGAACTGTTCATCATGGACGAGGCGACCTCCTCGGTGGATACCTTGACCGAGGCGCTCATCCAGCGCGGCATGGAAGCCTTGATGCAGGGACGCACGTCCTTCGTCATCGCGCACCGCCTTTCGACCATCCGCCGCGCGGACCGCATCCTCGTCATCGAGGACGGGCGCATCGCCGAGCAGGGCACGCACGCCGAACTCCTGCGCCAGCGCGGACATTACTACCGCCTGTACACCCAGCAGTTCCGCCACGAGTTGGAGGTGGCGTATGGAGTGGCGGAGCAGGAGGAAGTGAAAGAGGAAAGCCAGGCACTGGCGGCGGATTAG
- a CDS encoding ABC transporter ATP-binding protein, with protein sequence MSKEFLEVQGLKKYFEAGRPGFFSKSTRKVHAVDGVDLTLRRSEVIALVGESGCGKSTLALLLMGLEDPTSGTIKFDGADITHLNDHQRKQKDLRRKIQMVFQDPYESLNPTQTIEEIVTEPLLVHGMENAPDRDERVRKALEDAGLKPADVYLNRYPHELSGGQRQRVVIAAALVLEPELILADEPVSMLDVSIRAEVINLLAELRITRQIAVIFITHDLGSVGFFADRVAVMYLGRIVEIGTMLEVLENPQHPYTKALISVIPVPNPRLRHERIILQGETPNPINIPSGCRFHPRCPVAIETCKASDPPMVTINKLHQAACLLLVK encoded by the coding sequence ATGAGCAAAGAATTTCTGGAAGTTCAAGGACTGAAAAAATACTTCGAAGCGGGCAGACCGGGATTTTTCTCGAAGAGCACGCGCAAGGTGCATGCCGTGGACGGAGTGGACCTCACCCTGCGCCGCAGCGAGGTCATTGCGCTGGTCGGCGAGAGCGGATGCGGAAAATCCACGCTCGCGCTCCTGCTGATGGGCTTGGAAGACCCGACATCCGGCACGATCAAATTCGACGGCGCGGATATCACACACCTGAACGATCACCAGCGCAAACAAAAGGACCTGCGCCGCAAGATCCAGATGGTCTTTCAGGACCCGTATGAGTCGCTCAACCCGACCCAGACCATCGAAGAGATCGTCACCGAGCCGCTGCTCGTGCACGGCATGGAAAACGCACCCGACCGTGACGAACGCGTCCGAAAGGCATTGGAGGATGCGGGGCTGAAGCCCGCCGACGTGTACCTCAACCGCTACCCTCACGAACTTTCCGGCGGACAGCGCCAGCGCGTGGTGATCGCCGCCGCGCTCGTACTCGAGCCGGAGCTCATCCTTGCCGATGAACCGGTCTCGATGTTGGATGTTTCCATCCGCGCCGAGGTCATCAACCTGCTGGCGGAACTGCGCATCACGCGCCAGATCGCGGTCATTTTCATCACGCACGACCTCGGCTCGGTCGGTTTCTTCGCCGACCGCGTGGCGGTCATGTATCTGGGGCGCATCGTCGAGATCGGCACCATGCTCGAAGTGCTGGAAAATCCCCAGCACCCGTACACCAAGGCGCTCATCTCCGTCATCCCCGTCCCCAACCCGCGCCTGCGGCATGAGCGCATCATCCTGCAGGGCGAAACGCCCAACCCCATCAACATTCCCTCAGGCTGCCGTTTCCATCCGCGCTGTCCGGTCGCCATTGAAACCTGCAAAGCCAGCGACCCGCCCATGGTCACCATCAACAAACTTCACCAGGCAGCCTGCCTGCTGCTGGTGAAATAG
- a CDS encoding RNA methyltransferase, translating to MDITSTQNPRVKHIVKLREDKRQRQRDGLMLVEGFDELTLALRCGLIPQTLLTAPELASRALTFSHPETLTVSRAVFEKISHRENPDGWLGIFPTPKTSLGELTLSETPLVIVAESIEKPGNLGAILRTADAAGVDAVLVCDPRVDVWSPNVIRASRGAVFAVPVVEVDSASALEWLRSGKMRILAATPSAEMLYTDVHMDEALAIAVGTEDEGLTDLWMQNADLRVRIPMAGQVNSLNVSIAAALITYEFVRQRNRK from the coding sequence ATGGACATCACCAGCACCCAAAATCCGCGCGTCAAGCACATCGTCAAACTGCGCGAAGATAAGCGCCAGCGCCAGCGTGATGGGTTGATGCTCGTGGAAGGCTTCGACGAACTGACCCTCGCCCTGCGCTGTGGTCTAATTCCGCAAACGCTTCTGACCGCGCCCGAACTTGCCAGCCGGGCATTGACCTTTTCCCACCCCGAAACGTTGACCGTCAGCCGCGCGGTCTTCGAGAAGATCTCGCACCGCGAAAACCCCGACGGCTGGCTGGGCATTTTCCCAACCCCGAAGACTTCACTCGGCGAATTGACATTATCCGAAACTCCGCTGGTGATCGTGGCGGAGTCCATCGAGAAGCCGGGCAACCTCGGCGCGATCCTGCGCACTGCCGATGCCGCCGGTGTGGATGCGGTGCTCGTCTGCGACCCGCGCGTGGATGTCTGGAGTCCCAACGTCATCCGCGCCAGCCGCGGAGCGGTCTTTGCCGTACCCGTCGTCGAGGTGGATTCGGCGTCCGCGCTCGAGTGGCTCAGGTCAGGAAAGATGCGCATCCTCGCCGCCACGCCCTCCGCCGAGATGCTGTACACCGACGTCCACATGGATGAAGCGCTTGCCATTGCTGTCGGCACGGAAGATGAAGGCTTGACCGATCTCTGGATGCAGAACGCCGACCTGCGGGTGAGGATCCCGATGGCGGGGCAGGTCAACTCGCTGAACGTCTCGATCGCCGCTGCGCTGATAACCTACGAATTTGTCAGGCAGAGGAACCGCAAGTAA
- a CDS encoding tetratricopeptide repeat protein, translating into MPKSSAEQVAGFLLDFLPGLLPKPADSAVKSAVGVFRGQLDNLLKQPRLKRELLEAAQGAETDFRARAKEKLGNDELTQAVASFPLFDRELFQSALGSLPDHLSEEILAHHLKAYIADDWKGKFTPAELREGAAIYLNCLRKRLLKVEGYADLVTRLATLRTEARTEQMQADLNELVQLVKTLMEQMAIQQQVVVTSLFTIPLPVKDFTGREVELAQLKTSFKSGAVITGVSGGGGVGKTELARRLAQEIADAYPDARMSIDLLGTSETPLTSEEVMRRILEPFYPNQKLPDDPEGLKGLYQQTFASKKALLLLDNAANAAQVRPLIPPPPSAAIVTSRQHFALTEFDLTPLRLDVLSPEKSREFLRSASIKLKDAPDEEIDALATLCGRLPLALRVAASLLDDRDDWTPGTLLKRLEDERTRLLRLKREGDPDLDVESVLNLSYNLLDNSLKEKFRQLGIFTAPFVRISAQAVWDLEDETEADDLLGKLANRSLLNVLPSSAGLDTPLASLSSTRPPEGEVLFTYTLHDLTRLFAQERLLEDEAEAKTAAMRHADHFLGWGSAADDLYEKGNENILLGLAQFRFIWAHLQSAYERLLPETTTFPRPDDADRWLGDFPGKCTYVLDLHLPPRQKIPLMQAALSAARRLGERGTEGVHLGNLGIAYAALGDARKAIEFYEQQLVIVREIGDRRGKGNALGNLGLAYAALGDARKAIEFYEQRLEIAREIGDRRGEGAALGNLGIAYKNLGDARKAIEFYEQALVIDREIGDRRGEGNDLGNLGNAYAALGDARKAIEFYEQYLAIAREIGDRRGEGNALGNLGNAYAALGDAREAIDFYEQALVIDREIGDRRGEGNALGGLGIAYAALGDARKAIEFYEQQLVIVREIGDRRGEGAALGNLGIAYKNLGDARKAIEFYEQRLEIAREIGDRRGEGNALGNLGNAYADLGDARKAIEFYEQYLAIAREIGDRRGEGNALANLGMTYKNLGEKEKARAMWAGALQIFRAVESPHVGTVEGWLAGLDEQ; encoded by the coding sequence ATGCCGAAGTCATCAGCCGAACAAGTCGCAGGTTTTCTTCTCGATTTTTTACCTGGACTTCTCCCGAAGCCAGCGGATTCTGCTGTGAAATCCGCCGTTGGAGTATTCCGCGGTCAGCTTGATAATCTGCTGAAACAACCACGCCTGAAACGCGAGTTGTTGGAAGCCGCACAAGGGGCGGAGACGGACTTTCGCGCGCGGGCAAAAGAAAAACTTGGGAATGACGAACTGACACAGGCAGTTGCCAGTTTCCCGTTGTTCGACCGTGAATTATTTCAATCCGCGCTGGGAAGCCTGCCTGATCACCTGAGCGAAGAAATTCTCGCACATCATCTCAAAGCCTATATTGCCGACGATTGGAAGGGGAAATTCACGCCTGCCGAACTGCGCGAAGGCGCGGCGATCTACCTCAACTGCCTGAGGAAGCGTCTGCTCAAAGTGGAAGGCTACGCCGACCTCGTCACACGTCTTGCCACCCTGCGCACGGAAGCGCGGACCGAGCAGATGCAAGCAGATCTGAATGAGTTGGTACAACTGGTCAAAACGTTGATGGAGCAAATGGCCATTCAACAGCAAGTGGTCGTGACCTCCCTTTTTACCATCCCGCTTCCTGTAAAAGATTTCACCGGGCGCGAAGTTGAACTCGCGCAGCTCAAAACTTCCTTCAAAAGCGGAGCGGTCATCACCGGCGTGAGCGGCGGGGGCGGAGTCGGCAAGACCGAACTGGCGCGCAGGCTGGCGCAGGAGATCGCGGATGCGTATCCCGATGCCCGCATGAGCATCGACCTGCTGGGCACATCCGAAACCCCGCTGACCTCCGAAGAAGTCATGCGGCGCATCCTCGAACCGTTCTACCCGAACCAGAAACTCCCCGATGACCCCGAAGGACTGAAAGGACTGTATCAACAGACCTTTGCCTCCAAAAAAGCCCTGCTTCTGCTGGATAACGCCGCGAATGCCGCGCAAGTGCGCCCATTGATCCCGCCTCCGCCCTCGGCGGCGATCGTCACCTCGCGTCAGCACTTCGCATTGACCGAATTCGACCTGACGCCTCTGCGGCTGGATGTGCTTTCCCCCGAAAAATCGCGTGAATTCCTGCGGAGCGCCTCGATTAAATTGAAAGATGCCCCGGATGAAGAGATCGACGCGCTTGCAACCCTGTGTGGACGCCTGCCGCTCGCCCTGCGCGTCGCCGCCTCGCTGTTGGACGACCGCGACGACTGGACGCCGGGGACTTTGCTCAAACGTCTCGAAGATGAGCGCACCCGCCTCTTACGCCTCAAACGGGAGGGTGACCCTGACCTCGATGTGGAATCTGTCCTCAACCTGTCTTACAACCTGCTGGACAACTCCCTCAAAGAGAAATTCCGCCAGTTGGGTATTTTCACCGCGCCATTCGTGCGCATTTCCGCGCAAGCCGTGTGGGACCTCGAAGATGAAACCGAAGCCGACGACCTGCTCGGAAAATTGGCAAACCGCAGTTTGTTGAACGTTCTCCCGTCATCCGCTGGTCTCGATACGCCGCTCGCTTCGCTCTCGTCTACTCGACCACCGGAGGGCGAGGTCCTTTTCACCTACACCCTGCACGACCTGACCCGCCTGTTCGCCCAAGAGCGCCTGCTCGAAGATGAAGCAGAAGCAAAGACCGCAGCCATGCGCCATGCGGATCATTTTCTGGGTTGGGGGAGTGCGGCGGATGACCTGTACGAAAAAGGCAATGAAAACATCCTGCTCGGTCTTGCACAGTTCCGCTTCATTTGGGCGCACCTTCAGTCCGCGTATGAAAGGCTGCTGCCGGAAACTACAACATTCCCGCGCCCCGACGATGCCGACCGCTGGCTGGGGGATTTTCCCGGCAAGTGCACCTACGTGCTGGACCTGCACCTGCCGCCCCGCCAAAAAATTCCGCTCATGCAAGCGGCTTTGAGCGCAGCCCGGCGGCTTGGGGAACGGGGTACTGAAGGGGTTCATCTCGGCAATCTAGGGATTGCCTATGCCGCCTTGGGCGACGCACGCAAAGCCATCGAATTCTATGAACAACAATTGGTGATCGTCCGTGAGATCGGCGACCGCCGCGGCAAAGGAAATGCCCTCGGCAATCTGGGTCTTGCCTATGCCGCCTTGGGCGACGCACGCAAAGCCATCGAATTCTATGAACAACGCTTGGAAATTGCGCGTGAGATCGGCGACCGCCGCGGCGAAGGTGCAGCCCTCGGCAATCTGGGGATTGCATACAAAAACTTGGGCGACGCACGCAAAGCCATCGAATTCTATGAACAGGCGCTGGTTATTGACCGTGAGATCGGCGACCGCCGCGGCGAAGGAAATGACCTCGGCAATCTGGGGAATGCCTATGCCGCCTTGGGCGACGCACGCAAAGCCATCGAATTCTATGAACAATATCTCGCAATCGCGCGTGAGATCGGCGACCGCCGCGGCGAAGGAAATGCCCTCGGCAATCTGGGGAATGCCTATGCCGCCTTGGGCGACGCACGCGAAGCCATCGATTTCTATGAACAGGCGCTGGTCATTGACCGTGAGATCGGCGACCGCCGCGGCGAAGGAAATGCCCTCGGCGGTCTGGGAATTGCCTATGCCGCCTTGGGCGACGCACGCAAAGCCATCGAATTCTATGAACAACAATTGGTGATCGTCCGTGAGATCGGCGACCGCCGCGGCGAAGGTGCAGCCCTCGGCAATCTGGGGATTGCATACAAAAACTTGGGCGACGCACGCAAAGCCATCGAATTCTATGAACAACGCTTGGAAATTGCGCGTGAGATCGGCGACCGCCGCGGCGAAGGAAATGCCCTCGGCAATCTGGGGAATGCCTATGCCGACTTGGGCGACGCACGCAAAGCCATCGAATTCTATGAACAATATCTCGCAATCGCGCGTGAGATCGGCGACCGCCGCGGCGAAGGAAATGCCCTCGCAAACTTGGGAATGACGTATAAAAATCTCGGAGAAAAAGAAAAAGCGCGCGCCATGTGGGCGGGCGCCTTACAAATCTTCCGCGCCGTCGAAAGCCCGCATGTAGGCACTGTCGAGGGCTGGCTGGCAGGGTTGGATGAACAATAA